The window ACCTTGTAAGCCCCCTCGACATGCACCTGATACACCTGCTCCCAGTCGCTGTCTTCCATCTTGTGGAAGGTTTTGTCACGCAGGATGCCGGCATTGTTCACCAGCACATCGACCCGGCCGAAGCTGTCCAGGGCCTGCTCGACAATACGCGCGCCGTGGCTGACCGAATCATGGTTGGCAATGGCACTGCCCCCGGCAGCGCGGATCTCCTCTACTACCCGGTCGGCGGCGGAGGCGCTGGCACCTTCACCGTGGGTGGACCCGCCGAGGTCGTTGACCACCACCCGCGCACCACGGGCAGCGAACAGCAGCGCATGGGCACGGCCCAGGCCGCCCCCGGCTCCGGTGACTATCACCACGCGATCTTGCAGACAGACAGGCTCGCTCATGCTCATGGCTCCAGGCAGGTTCAGGTAGGCCGAGTGTCCGCCGCCAGCGGCGGGCGGACAATCAAGCTCACGCAGGCTGAATGCCTGGCAATAACGCAGCACGATGGTTATGGGGCCGCTTTGCGGCCCATCGCCGGCAAGCCAGCTCCCACACCAACCGCGCCGGCCTCCAGGCATGCGCTGTACCTGTGGGAGCCGCCTTGCCGGCGATGAGGCCCTGTCAGGACCACGCCACTTTCTGCTGGAAACAGCTCAGCGGTTGTTCACGAAAGGCCAGGTAATGGCGTAGCACCTGCACCGGCGCTTCGGTATGCGGGTAATGGCCGATGCCCTGCAACTGCACGGTGTCCGGCTCCGGCACCAGTTGCCGGTAGCGCTCCACCATGTGTGCGCCGGAAAGCGGGTCGTCCACGCCATTGATGAAACGCAGCGGCACGCCTTCGTGCTGCATCGCGCCAACCCAGCGGTCCCGGTGCAACCTGCGCTCTGGCATATAACCCACCAGCTTGTGCAGGATGCGCGTGCCACGGTTGGCGGCTATCAGGCTCCAGAAGTCATCCAGCGCACTTTCACTAGGGTGGGTGCAAGGGCCGTAGACCTGGGTCACGTTGCGCACCAGGTCGTCGCGACCGAACGAGCGCCCTACCAGCCAGCCCAGGCGGCTGAGCAACAGCTTCTGTACCAGCAGCATGCGGCAGCTTTCGGGGAACAGCCCGCTGTTGAGGAACACGCAGCTGGCAATGCTGGCGCGCTGTTCATGATGCCGCGCCAGCATTTCCTGGGCCACACTGCCGCCGTAGTCATGGGCCAACAGATGCACCGGCTGGTCGACCTTCAGCTCGGCGAGCAAAGCCTGCTGCAGGTCGGCCTGCTCCATCAGGCTATACACGTGATCGACCGGTTTGGCCGAATCGCCAAAGCCGAGCATGTCACAGGCGATAACCCGGAAGCGCTGGGCCAAAGGCCCCCAAAGGTAGTGCCAATCCCAGCTGGCGGTGGGGAAACCGTGCAACAGAAGCAGGGGCTCTCCTTGCCCTGCGGTCCAGTAACGGATGCTCTGGCCCCGGAAGCTGAAACTCTGTCCCCGGGTACGCCAGACGCACAATGGAATTTCGGCCATGGGCATCAGAACGGTCCCGGTGAAGTGGTGTTGGCGGAATAGAGCAAGGCTGCGGTCATTGCATGTCACCTCGGCACTTACATGTGCTCTCTATGTCGAGGCTGAGTCTAGCCAGCAGCCCATGGGCTGGAACTTGCGTTGCCAGCCAGCTTGATGACTTGGCGAGTCAGTGGCACGAACGGTCAGAGCAGCACAGCCAGCAGCGGTGCCGCGAACAGGTTCAACAGCCCGGTCAGGACCATGACCAGGCCGGCCACCGAACCCTCCTCCCGGCCTACCTCCTGTGCCCGGCTGACACCGGCACCATGGGCGCCCACACCGAACAGCGCGCCCCGCGCCAGCGGCGTGCGCAACGGCAACCAGCGCAGTAGCACGCCGCCGAGCATGGCGCCCAGTACGCCGGTGAACATCACGAACACCGCCGTGAGCTCCGGTACGCCACCCAGGTCATGGGCCAGTGGCATGGCAAAGGGCGTGGTGATAGAACGCGGCACCAGCGACAGGCTGGTCGCGCTGTCCAGCGCCAACATATGAGCCAACCCCCAGGAACTGGCGATCGAAGCGCTACTACCGGCGACCATACCCATCATCAGTGCCGGCCAGTGGCGCGCCAGCATGGCCCGTTGCTGCCAGATCGGCACCGCAAATGCCACGGTCACCGGGCCAAGCACACTCATCAGCCAGTGGGTGTTGCGGGCGTACTCGGCATAAGCGGTGTGCAGCGGCACGGCCACCGCCAGCAACAGTACCGGCACCAGGATCAGCGGCGACAGCAGGTAGCGCCCGCTGCGCCGGTACAGCCAGCGGCTGCCCAGGTACGCCAGCAAGGTCAGGGCCAGCCAGAACAGCGGCATGGGTTCAAGGCTCATGGCGCAACCTCCAGCGGCACACCAGTTCCACAGTCAACGCGGTCACCACCATTACCGTCAGGGTGCTCACGGCAATCACCAGCAGGATGCGCCAGCCCTCGTCACGGATCAGAGCGCCATAATCGAGCAGGCTCATCAGCGCCGGAATGAAGAACAGCAGCATCTCAGCCATCAGCCAGCCTGCGCCCAGTTGCAGCATGGCTGGCTTGAGCACACCTGAGGCAAACAGCAACAGCAGCAATGCCAAGCCCATCACTCCGCCAGGAATCGGCCAGCCCAACCAAGTGGCAAGCTGGCCACCGAGCAGGAACAGAGCACAGAGGATCGCCAGCTCGACGAGCAGGCGCAGGGCTTTTTTCAACAACGCAGGTTTCATGGGGGGGTCCTCTACAGGCCCTCATTTTAAGTTTTGGCTGCCTAGGCCAGAAGCGAATTGTTAGACTGAACAACATTCCAGAATGGAATTGTGATCATGGAATTCAAACAGCTGCGCAGCTTTATCGAAGTGGTCCACCGCGGCGGTTTTACCCAGGCCGCGCAGACCCTGCACATCAGCCAGTCGGCGGTGAGCAAGCAGGTGGCTCAGTTGGAGCAAGATGTGGGCCAGCCGCTGCTGGAGCGCCAGGCCTCGCAGTTGCACCTGACCGCTGCCGGGCGCATCGTCCTGGAGCGCGGCGAAGCCTTGCTGCGTCAACGTCAGGCATTGCTCGGCGAACTGGACGACCTCAGCCAGATGAGCCGCGGCGAACTGCGGCTGGGCCTGCCGATGCTGGGCAGCGACGCGCTGTTCGCCGGGTTGTTCGCCGAATATCGGCGGCGTCACCCGAACATTGCAATCCACTTGCTAGAAGGTGGCAGTCGCAGCATCGAACAGGCGGTCAGAAGTGGCGAACTGGAACTGGGAGGCAGCCTGACGCCCAGTGACGAGGCGTTCGACTACCAGCCGTTCTGCAACGAGCCAATGGATGCACTGTTGCCTGCCGGGCACGAGCTGGCAGGCCAGGAAGCGGTAGATCTGTGGCAGCTGGCCGATACCCCGTTCCTGCTTTACCAACGCAGCTTCGTGCTCAATGACCGGCTGCTGAAGGCGTGCCAGCAGCAGGGTTTTACCCCCAAGGAAGGCGGTCGCAGTGGCCAGGCGGATTTCCTCACGGCGCTGGCAGCGGCGGGCCAGGGTGTGGTGTTGCTGCCCCGTGTGGTGGCGAAAGCGCTGGGGCGCCCCGGTGTGGTGCGCCTGCCCCTTCGCTCACCGGCGGATTTGCGTTGGGATATCGCGTTCATCTGGCGGCGCGGGGCGTATCTGTCACGGGCGGCGCAGGCGTGGTTGTCTTTACTACGCAAACATCACGGCTGACGCGATCCCTGTAGGAGCGGCCTTGTGTCGCGAAAGGGCTGCAAAGCAGCCCCAGCAATATCTGCTGCGCTGCCGAATCCAGGGGCTGCTTTGCAGCCCTTTCGCGACACAAGGCCGCTCCTACAAGGGCTCGCGTGAAGCCTCGAGTCAGGCCTTCAGTGCTTGAACAAGCTCAGCCAACCAAGGCTCTGCATCCGCCTCCGGAGTCACCGTCTCGCTGGCATCCAGGCGCAACATCGGTTGCACTTCGCGCACGCCCAGTTCGGCAAAAAGTTCGCGCATCTGCTCGCCACCACCGCAATAGGTATCGCCATAACTGCTGTCGCCCAAGGCAATCACCGCACCCGGCAGACCACGCCAGGCCGCAGGCAGGGTATCGCGAATGCTGCAATACAACGGCATGAGGTTGTCCGGCAGTTCGCCCATGCCAGTGGTCGAGGTCACGGCCAGCAAGGCGTCGGGGGCGAAACCTTCAAGGTCCTGCAAGGTGGCGCGCGCCGCATGCCAGGCCTCCAGGCCCGCAGCCTTGAGCAGCGATTCAGCGTGACGGGCGACTTCTTCGGCGGTGCCGTAGACCGATCCGGAAATAATGGCGACTTTCATCGGGTAGTGGATTCCGAAACTGAGTGAAAACGTAGGATACTAGCATCCGGCGCTGGCAAAAGGCCGCCTCTACCAAAGTCACCATCCTAAGCCCTGCTTCGCACCCTTGTTTATTCAATGGCCCGAACATGATCAACGCGCAACTACTGCAATCCATGGTCGATGCGTCCAATGACGGCATCGTGGTCGCCGAACAGGAAGGCGACGACACCATCCTCATCTACGTGAACGCGGCCTTCGAACGCCTGACCGGCTACAGCCGTGACGAAATCCTCTACCAGGATTGCCGCTTCCTGCAGGCCGACGACCGCGACCAGCTTGGCCGCGCCCGCATCCGCAAGGCCCTGGCCGAAGGCCGACCGTGCCGCGAAGTGCTGCGCAACTACCGCAAGGATGGCAGCGCTTTCTGGAACGAACTGTCGATCACCCCGGTAAGGCACGACGCCGAACAGCGCACCTACTTCATCGGTATCCAGAAAGACGTCACTCGCCAGGTCGAACTGGAGCGGGAACTGGCGCAACTGCGCGTTCGTCGGAAACCCGACGAACGCACCTGAACCAAGTACGCCACGCACGGTCAATCCCGTTGAAGAAATCGCCATCGAGTTCGATCATGCAAGCAGAAGCGCTCCTGACCCAGGACGAGCTGGATTTCATACAGAACATGCAGCATTCGCCGCAGTTGAACCTGGCCGACCCCATGTCGAGCCTGCTGGTCAATGGCGACCGCCGCATCCAGAGCTTGCTCACCCGCTTGGTGGCCAACGAGCAGGTAACCCTGCAGGCCCAGTTCAACAACCAGCAAATCAGCTTCCCGCTGCAACTGGTGGAAGACGAGTTCCACGCCCTGCACCTGCAACTGGGCTCACCGGAAATCTACGAGGACGGCCCCATGCTGCGCCCCTGGCGCCTGTCGATGGAGAAGCCGAGCGCACTGCTCGATGCCCATGGGCAGGAAACTGGCCTGTGGGTTCGCGAGATCTCGTTCAAGGGTACATTGCTGGAAGTCCGTGGCCTGCCAGCGGCACCAGCCCACTTCGAATTGCGCTTCGCCCCTGATGGCATCCCCCCCATCGAACTGCATGGCGTGCTGGGCCGGCGCATCGGCCCGGACCTGGCAGCCTACGACCTCAGCCAAAGCCCGGCCGAAGAGATCGAACGCCTGCGCGACTACATCCTCCAGGCCCATCGCCGGGCCCACCCCGAGCTACACACTCAGGTATCGAACTGACCGGCCAGAAACTGCCGCAAACGCTGGCGCATCACGCTACCCTGCGCACCCAGGCAAGCGATCGGGCTGCCAGCCAGGCTGTCCTGTGCCAGTTCCGCCGCTTCACCCGCCAGTAACAACGGGCACTCCAGCCCAGCCACCAGGCGCGTCAGCCGCCGTGTGAGCTCCGTCGTGGGCGGCTGATGGGAAAACAGCACCAGGGCATCCGGTTTCAGGCGTTCGCAGACCAGTGCCAGTTCTGCCAGCGGCTGCGCGCTCGCCAGTGGCGTCACGCCAACTTCATCGCAGCCCAAGGTCAGGCTGGTCACCAGCAAATCCAACTCGTGGCACTGCCCCGGCAATGGCGCCAGCAGCACCATGCGGCTGCGCGGCGCGCGGGCGAGTTGCAAGCGGGTATACACCCGGCCACGCAGGAACTGATCGAGGAACAGCCACTCGCTGGCCTGCCCGTAGCCGCCCTGACCGGCCGCCAGGTCATGCCACACAGGCATGAACACTTCACTGAATACCTGGTCCAGGGTGCAGGCGGCAAATACCTCGTCGAACAGGCGGTCCAGGCCGACAAGGTCAAAACGTTGTAACGCCTGGCGAATTTGCTGCTGCCAGCGCCCCCATGCGCCAGTCGCGACACCTGCCTGCCCGGCACGGGCATGGTCGCGCGCGAGGATGCTGGCAACCTTGCTTACCGCAACGCCGCGCTCCAGCCAGCCAAGGATGCGGCGGATGTCATCGATGTCGGCCTGGGAATACAGGCGGTGGCCGCTGTCGGTGCGGGTAGGCTGGATCAGACCGTGGCGGCGCTCCCAGGCGCGCAAGGTCACGGCATTGACGCCAGTCAGGCGGGAAACCTCACGGATCGGAAACAGGTCCTGCGCGAGGCCCGCATCGATTACCGGATTCAGTCCCTGTTCGTTCATCTGCACGGGGTTCCCTGTGTGTCCAAGTTGAACACCTAGTCTACTACGGCAATACCAGGCGCTGGGGCGCAACCGTTTGCCGGCTTACAGTTGCCGAAGATCGCAGATGGGCGATAATCCGCGCCCGATTCTTGCATGCATGCCTGTGTCGCCCACCACCCCGGGCCACTCAGCCAAAGGGGCCGGCTACCCGCCAGCCCCGTTGCCAGGAGATACACGATGTCTACCCCACCCGTCACCTTGATGGTGTCGCGCCGCGCCGCCCATGGCCGCTACCAGGACCTGCTGGCCTGGCTGCATGAAGGCGAGCAGCTGGCCACCGACTTCCCCGGCTACCTTGGCTCGGGCATCCTCGCGCCACCCCGCGACAGCGACGAATTCCAGATCATCTTTCGTTTCAGCGACGAGCCGACTCTGCATGCCTGGGAACATTCCGCCTCGCGTCGGGCCTGGTTGCAACGCGGCAACGGCCTTTTCGAACGCCCCAAGGAAGCGCGCGTGAGCGGCATCGACGACTGGTTTGGCACCAACATGGTGCAAAAACCACCACGCTGGAAGCAGGCTGTGGCCATCTGGCTGGCCTTCTTCCCGGTCTCGCTGGTGTTCAACCTGGTGTTCGGCCACTGGCTCGCTGCGCTGGACCTGGTACCACGGGTATTGCTCAGCACCCTGGGCCTGACGCCGGTGATGGTCTACCTGTTCATCCCCCTGTCCACCCGTCTGCTGGCCGGCTGGCTGCATGCGTCCCCCGCCCCTGCCGGCGCCCTGCGCAGCCGCTGAGGCCAGGCCGTACACGCGGTAGACAGTTCGGGTATGCTGGGCGGCAACCAAAGGACAGACAAGTTGACCGCCCCGAACATGAACAGCCCCATTCTCGTTACCGGAGCCAGCCAGCGCGTCGGGCTGGCCCTGGCCCTTGAACTGGCGCAGGCCGGCCATACGGTGGTCAGTGCCAGCCGCAGCGTCCAGCCACAAGCGGCTCACCCGAACATCGTGCAGTTCCAGGCTGACCTGTGCCAGCTGGCCGATCGACAGGCCCTGATCGACTACTTGCACAACCATTACGACGGCCTGCGCGCGATCATCCACAACGCCTCGTTGTGGCTCGACGATGGCCTCGACAACCTCGAGACCATGTTCCGCCTTCACGTCGAAGCGCCCTACCACCTCAACCTGGCCTTGGGCGACCTGCTGGCCAAGGTGGAAAAGGCCGACATCATCCACATTTGCGACGAAACCTCTTCGCGCGGCAGCAAAAGCCACATCGGCTACGCCGCGACCAAGGCCGCGTTGCAGAACATGGTGCTGTCTTTCGCCGAAAAATATGCGCCCAAGGTGCGTGTGAACGGTATCCTGCCCGGGCTGCTGATCCTCAAGGAAGGGGGTGACGAAACCTACCGCCAGCAGACCCTGAAAAAGGCCCTGCTGGAGTTCGAACCCGGCGCCGGCCCGCTGATCGAGACGGTCAAGTACCTGCTCGCCAGCCAGTACAGCACCGGCAGCCAGGTGGTCATCAACGGTGGCCGCCACCTGAAGAACCGCATGACCTGAGAGAAGCCCATGACCCCACAGCAACAGCTCGAACTCGAGGCCGCCGCGTTCCGGCGCCTGGTCGAACACCTGCAGAAGCGCACCGACGTGCAGAACATCGACCTGATGAACCTGTCCGGCTTCTGCCGCAACTGCCTGTCCAAGTGGTACAAGGCCGCGGCTGACGAGCGCCAGCTCGACCTGAGCCTGGATGACGCCCGCGAAGCGGTGTACGGCATGCCTTACGCCGAGTGGAAAGCCCAATACCAGAAAGAAGCCAGCGCCGACCAACAAGCGGCGTTCGAAAAAGGAAAACCTCGTGACTGACCTGAACACCCTGCGCGCCAGCCTGGCCAGCGGCCAACACGTGTTTGCCGACACCCTGGCGTTCATTGCCGACAACTACAGCTACCAGCCACAGGCCTTCGACAATGGCGGCGTGGCGAATGCAGCCGGGCAGAACGAAGGTTCGTGCAAGACCCTGGGCCTGGCGCTGCTGGAAGGGCTGAGCGACCAGGAAGCGCTGCTGGCCTTTGGCGAGCACTACCGTGACGTGGTGGCCACGCCCGAGGGCAGCGACCATGGCAATATCCGTGCGCTGATCAAGCATGGGCTGGCGGGCGTCAAGTTCGCCGAGCTGCCGCTTGCGCGCAAGGCTTGAGATAGCCGGGGCTGCTTTGCAGCCCATCGCGACACAAGGCCGCTCCTACAGAAGACCGCGTTCCCTTGTAGGAGCGGCCTTGTGTCGCGATAGGGCCGCAGAGCGGCCCCAAAATCTCGAAACCAACCTCAGCTGATGATGGTTCCCGGCACCCCTCCCGCCAAGCCACCCTGCTGCAACCACTGCAAGGCCACCGGCCACAAACTTTCGCGAAAGCGGTCATGGAAGAACGCGAAATGGCCAATTTCATCGACCGAGATATCCACAGGCGCAATACGCAGGTGCTGGCGCTCGGCGCCCTGCAGATAACCCAGCAAACGCTCGGTCGCCGCCACGGTACCAAAGGGATCATCGGTCAGGCTGATGGCCAGCGTCGCCGCCCGCACCTGGGCGAACGGTAGTGCCTCCAGTGCACGCCCGCTGGGTCGGTGCTCATAGCGCGGGGTACGGGTGGTCCAATCGTGCACCACGCCGGATGGCGTGTCCTCCAGCCAACCCAGACGCTTGCCGGGAAAATAACCGAACACACGGGTGAGCAGCGGCATTACCACATGCCACTTGCAGAACAGCTGCCAACGCTGGTCAGCCGCATAATCGCGCCAGTAGGCGAATTGCGCGCCAACCATCACCACCCGGCGTACCTTGTGCGCCGACGGTGCCAGCCCCACTGCGCAGCCGCCAAAACTGTGCCCCACCACATCCACCGGCTGGCCGGGGAAATGTTCTGCGGCATTCACCAGCATGGCTTCGAAATCCAGCCGGCCCCAGTCGCTCCAGGATGCCTGGAAGCCACGCAGCGAGGCCGGGCGGGATTCGCCAATGCCACGGTAGTCGTATGTCAGCACATCGCACCCCTGGGCGAACAGGTAGTCGGCGAAACGCGAGTAGTAGTGGCAGCGTACCGAAGTGGCAGCGTTGATGATCACCAGCGGGCGCTGGGGGTCAGGTCGGGCGTGGCGCCAGCGGAAACCGCCGAGGCTGTAGCCGTCGGCTGCGGTGTGGCGAAAGGCAGTGGCGGGTTGGGTGAGGCTGCTCATGGCACATTCCCTGTTGTTGTGCGCCAAAGCTAGCAAAGATTTTATAGCCTGTACCGGCCTCTTCGCGGGTAAACCCGCTCCTACAGGTACTCCATCTCCCTCAAGTTAAAAGGGATCCCTGTGGGAGCGGGTTTACCCGCGAAAGGGCCGGTACAGGCCGGCATCGATTACAGCTCGATGCAGTCGAACTTCACATCGGTAGCCACGTCTTCGTCGTAGTTGACGTCAGCGCGCTCGAAGCCGAACAGGTTGAGGAACTGCTTCTTGTAACCGGCATAGTCGGTCAGCTCGAACAGGTTCTCGGTGGTCACCTGTGGCCACAGCGCCTTGCAAGCGTCCTGCACGTCATCACGCAGTTCCCAGTCGTCCAGGCGCAGGCGGCCCTTCTCGTCGACCTCGGCCGGCGCGCCGTCGGCACGGTACATGCGGTCGCGGTACATGCGGTCCAGCTGGTCCTGGGTGCCTTCGTGAACACCCTTCTCCTGCATGATCTTGAACACCATCGACAGGTACAGCGGCATCACCGGGATTGCCGAGCTGGCCTGGGTAACCACCGACTTCAGCACCGCCACGTTGGCGCCGCCCTTGACTTCACCGGCCAGCTTCTTGTCCAGGCGCAGGGCGGTTTCGTCCAGGTCCTGCTTGGCCTGGCCCAGCGCACCGTGCCAGTAGATCGGCCAGGTGATGTCGCTGCCGATGTAGCTGAAGGCCACGGTGCGGGCGCCTTCGGCCAGCACGTTGGCGCCAGCCAGGGCGTCGATCCACAACTGCCAGTCCTGGCCACCCATGACGGTGACGGTATCGGCGATTTCCTGCTCGGTAGCCGGCTCGATGCTGGCCTCGATGATGGTGTCCTTGTTGGTGTCGATGGCGGTCGACTTGTACGGCTGGCCGATCGGCTTCAGGGCCGAACGCACCAGTTCACCGGTCTGCGGCAGCTTGCGCACTGGCGAGGCCAGCGAGTAGATGACCAGGTCGACCTTGCCGCCCATTTCGTTCTTGATCAGTTCGATGACCTTGGCACGAGCTTCGTCGGAGAAGGCGTCACCATTGATCGATTTGCTGTACAGGCCCTCGGCCTTGGCGAACTTGTCGAAGGCTGCAGCGTTGTACCAGCCAGCGGTGCCGGCCTTGGTCTCGGTGCCTGGTTTTTCGAAGAACACGCCCAAGGTGTCGGCCTTGAAGCCGAACGCCGCGGTGATGCGAGCTGCCAGGCCGTAGCCGCTGGAAGCACCGATGACCAGAACCTTCTTCGGGCCATCCTCGCGCACGCCCAGCTTGCGGGTGGCTTCGATCTGGTCACGGACGTTGAGCTCGCAGCCCTTCGGGTGAGTCGTGGTGCAGATGAAACCGCGGACCTTAGGATGAATGATGGCCAATGTCTGTACCTCGTCAGGTTTATGCCGGGGGAAGCGCCGCCATGGGCGATTCCGGTTGATCAGAGGGTGAGACTACCCCCGCAGGTTATCCGACACATATTACGGGGTGATCAAAGGGATTCAAAACCAAGGTTTGCCTGTGCCGGCCTCCTCGCGGGTAAACCTGCCCACAGAGACCGCGCAGATCTTGAGGGCTGCGCAGTAGCTGTGGGAGCAGGTTCAGCCGGGAAGTGGCTGCCAACGTCAATCGCGGTGCCGACGGCGCCCCGTGATCATCGACCACGGCAGGTTTTCCCGCATGCGCACGCTCTCGTAGATGGCCGCCAGCACATGCACGCAAACCAGCACCAGCAGCGCGTTGGCCAGCCAGCTGTGCAGGTCCATCGGCCAGTCGACACCAAACAGTGCGTCCACCTCCTGCGACGCCCACCCGGTAAGGCCCAGGCCGGCGATACAAGTCAGCATCAGCACCATCACCAGGGCGCCAATCGGCGAATGCCCCATATGATGGTCAAGCCCCCCATGCAGCAGCGCACGGGCATGTCCGACCAGGCTTGCCGGGGATGGCCAGAAATCGGCCCAGCGCGCGCTGCGTGGCCCGACAAAGCCCCAGACCACACGCACCACCACAACGGCTAGTGCGTAGTAGCCCAGCCACTGGTGCCAGCCTTCACCCTCTTCGTTGAAGAAGTAGTTGGCGAAGAACACCACGGCGATCGACCAGTGGCACAGCCGCAGCAGGGGGTCCCACAGCTGTACCGTGCCGTCGCTGTTCAATCGTGGTACTCGGTCTTGACTGCCTTGCCCGTCACTGGGTCATGGTAGATCTCGACCTTCTTGCCATCCTTGTCGAAACCGTAGATCTCGTAGCAGTTACCCTTGGTGACCTTGAACTTGTTGATCTTGTAGCCCTGCTCCT of the Pseudomonas asiatica genome contains:
- a CDS encoding alpha/beta fold hydrolase; protein product: MPMAEIPLCVWRTRGQSFSFRGQSIRYWTAGQGEPLLLLHGFPTASWDWHYLWGPLAQRFRVIACDMLGFGDSAKPVDHVYSLMEQADLQQALLAELKVDQPVHLLAHDYGGSVAQEMLARHHEQRASIASCVFLNSGLFPESCRMLLVQKLLLSRLGWLVGRSFGRDDLVRNVTQVYGPCTHPSESALDDFWSLIAANRGTRILHKLVGYMPERRLHRDRWVGAMQHEGVPLRFINGVDDPLSGAHMVERYRQLVPEPDTVQLQGIGHYPHTEAPVQVLRHYLAFREQPLSCFQQKVAWS
- a CDS encoding LrgB family protein; the protein is MSLEPMPLFWLALTLLAYLGSRWLYRRSGRYLLSPLILVPVLLLAVAVPLHTAYAEYARNTHWLMSVLGPVTVAFAVPIWQQRAMLARHWPALMMGMVAGSSASIASSWGLAHMLALDSATSLSLVPRSITTPFAMPLAHDLGGVPELTAVFVMFTGVLGAMLGGVLLRWLPLRTPLARGALFGVGAHGAGVSRAQEVGREEGSVAGLVMVLTGLLNLFAAPLLAVLL
- a CDS encoding CidA/LrgA family protein; amino-acid sequence: MKPALLKKALRLLVELAILCALFLLGGQLATWLGWPIPGGVMGLALLLLLFASGVLKPAMLQLGAGWLMAEMLLFFIPALMSLLDYGALIRDEGWRILLVIAVSTLTVMVVTALTVELVCRWRLRHEP
- a CDS encoding LysR family transcriptional regulator translates to MEFKQLRSFIEVVHRGGFTQAAQTLHISQSAVSKQVAQLEQDVGQPLLERQASQLHLTAAGRIVLERGEALLRQRQALLGELDDLSQMSRGELRLGLPMLGSDALFAGLFAEYRRRHPNIAIHLLEGGSRSIEQAVRSGELELGGSLTPSDEAFDYQPFCNEPMDALLPAGHELAGQEAVDLWQLADTPFLLYQRSFVLNDRLLKACQQQGFTPKEGGRSGQADFLTALAAAGQGVVLLPRVVAKALGRPGVVRLPLRSPADLRWDIAFIWRRGAYLSRAAQAWLSLLRKHHG
- a CDS encoding flavodoxin; protein product: MKVAIISGSVYGTAEEVARHAESLLKAAGLEAWHAARATLQDLEGFAPDALLAVTSTTGMGELPDNLMPLYCSIRDTLPAAWRGLPGAVIALGDSSYGDTYCGGGEQMRELFAELGVREVQPMLRLDASETVTPEADAEPWLAELVQALKA
- a CDS encoding PAS domain S-box protein: MINAQLLQSMVDASNDGIVVAEQEGDDTILIYVNAAFERLTGYSRDEILYQDCRFLQADDRDQLGRARIRKALAEGRPCREVLRNYRKDGSAFWNELSITPVRHDAEQRTYFIGIQKDVTRQVELERELAQLRVRRKPDERT
- a CDS encoding MerR family transcriptional regulator, yielding MNEQGLNPVIDAGLAQDLFPIREVSRLTGVNAVTLRAWERRHGLIQPTRTDSGHRLYSQADIDDIRRILGWLERGVAVSKVASILARDHARAGQAGVATGAWGRWQQQIRQALQRFDLVGLDRLFDEVFAACTLDQVFSEVFMPVWHDLAAGQGGYGQASEWLFLDQFLRGRVYTRLQLARAPRSRMVLLAPLPGQCHELDLLVTSLTLGCDEVGVTPLASAQPLAELALVCERLKPDALVLFSHQPPTTELTRRLTRLVAGLECPLLLAGEAAELAQDSLAGSPIACLGAQGSVMRQRLRQFLAGQFDT
- the folM gene encoding dihydromonapterin reductase, translated to MLGGNQRTDKLTAPNMNSPILVTGASQRVGLALALELAQAGHTVVSASRSVQPQAAHPNIVQFQADLCQLADRQALIDYLHNHYDGLRAIIHNASLWLDDGLDNLETMFRLHVEAPYHLNLALGDLLAKVEKADIIHICDETSSRGSKSHIGYAATKAALQNMVLSFAEKYAPKVRVNGILPGLLILKEGGDETYRQQTLKKALLEFEPGAGPLIETVKYLLASQYSTGSQVVINGGRHLKNRMT
- a CDS encoding DUF1244 domain-containing protein — encoded protein: MTPQQQLELEAAAFRRLVEHLQKRTDVQNIDLMNLSGFCRNCLSKWYKAAADERQLDLSLDDAREAVYGMPYAEWKAQYQKEASADQQAAFEKGKPRD
- a CDS encoding HopJ type III effector protein, with protein sequence MTDLNTLRASLASGQHVFADTLAFIADNYSYQPQAFDNGGVANAAGQNEGSCKTLGLALLEGLSDQEALLAFGEHYRDVVATPEGSDHGNIRALIKHGLAGVKFAELPLARKA
- a CDS encoding alpha/beta hydrolase family protein, with amino-acid sequence MSSLTQPATAFRHTAADGYSLGGFRWRHARPDPQRPLVIINAATSVRCHYYSRFADYLFAQGCDVLTYDYRGIGESRPASLRGFQASWSDWGRLDFEAMLVNAAEHFPGQPVDVVGHSFGGCAVGLAPSAHKVRRVVMVGAQFAYWRDYAADQRWQLFCKWHVVMPLLTRVFGYFPGKRLGWLEDTPSGVVHDWTTRTPRYEHRPSGRALEALPFAQVRAATLAISLTDDPFGTVAATERLLGYLQGAERQHLRIAPVDISVDEIGHFAFFHDRFRESLWPVALQWLQQGGLAGGVPGTIIS
- the fabV gene encoding enoyl-ACP reductase FabV, with protein sequence MAIIHPKVRGFICTTTHPKGCELNVRDQIEATRKLGVREDGPKKVLVIGASSGYGLAARITAAFGFKADTLGVFFEKPGTETKAGTAGWYNAAAFDKFAKAEGLYSKSINGDAFSDEARAKVIELIKNEMGGKVDLVIYSLASPVRKLPQTGELVRSALKPIGQPYKSTAIDTNKDTIIEASIEPATEQEIADTVTVMGGQDWQLWIDALAGANVLAEGARTVAFSYIGSDITWPIYWHGALGQAKQDLDETALRLDKKLAGEVKGGANVAVLKSVVTQASSAIPVMPLYLSMVFKIMQEKGVHEGTQDQLDRMYRDRMYRADGAPAEVDEKGRLRLDDWELRDDVQDACKALWPQVTTENLFELTDYAGYKKQFLNLFGFERADVNYDEDVATDVKFDCIEL
- a CDS encoding cytochrome b/b6 domain-containing protein; the protein is MNSDGTVQLWDPLLRLCHWSIAVVFFANYFFNEEGEGWHQWLGYYALAVVVVRVVWGFVGPRSARWADFWPSPASLVGHARALLHGGLDHHMGHSPIGALVMVLMLTCIAGLGLTGWASQEVDALFGVDWPMDLHSWLANALLVLVCVHVLAAIYESVRMRENLPWSMITGRRRHRD
- a CDS encoding PepSY domain-containing protein → MRTLIAMTLLIGSSAAFAATECTTADKNTWQDQEKFQAQLKEQGYKINKFKVTKGNCYEIYGFDKDGKKVEIYHDPVTGKAVKTEYHD